One window of Bacillus alveayuensis genomic DNA carries:
- a CDS encoding hypothetical protein (product_source=Hypo-rule applied): MTIWIVKKAMKHVGTKVTELVRGNIRYFDHSSGMPIYQALKVLKGF, encoded by the coding sequence ATGACTATTTGGATCGTGAAAAAGGCGATGAAGCACGTAGGAACAAAGGTAACTGAGTTGGTGCGAGGGAATATCCGTTATTTCGATCATTCGTCAGGAATGCCTATTTATCAAGCGTTAAAAGTATTGAAAGGGTTTTAA
- a CDS encoding hypothetical protein (product_source=Hypo-rule applied; cath_funfam=3.40.50.10620; pfam=PF06782), producing MQQFITGGKHEELEMELFSMLQKTYGGMFQQILEWLDEEIAKQRDKKRYYLKDKRTVRLQTLFGEVEVRRNDYLDREKGDEARRNKGN from the coding sequence ATGCAACAGTTTATCACAGGTGGGAAACATGAAGAGTTAGAAATGGAATTGTTTTCGATGTTGCAAAAAACTTATGGAGGAATGTTTCAACAGATATTGGAATGGCTCGATGAAGAGATAGCCAAGCAACGAGATAAAAAACGCTATTACCTAAAAGATAAACGAACAGTACGCCTTCAGACGTTATTTGGGGAGGTGGAGGTTCGGCGCAATGACTATTTGGATCGTGAAAAAGGCGATGAAGCACGTAGGAACAAAGGTAACTGA